In Phragmites australis chromosome 24, lpPhrAust1.1, whole genome shotgun sequence, the following are encoded in one genomic region:
- the LOC133907986 gene encoding probable glycerol-3-phosphate acyltransferase 3: protein MATTCERFANRALRIHRFVKRNLVAGPLRCLGATTTGTSAAPPPTVRQLGKNALVVDVDALLLKPSPSAAFQPFFLVAVEAGGYVRGMVLLALYPVLRLLNHWARVKTMTMICFCGMRRDEAARIGRAVLPKHFFREAADMSALEAVSAMPKEVKVAAVSRSFPTVMVEAFLKEYVGFDAVFGREVKGGPRYFAGVMEDAESDTEMLELVLKQTEKKSCKYPKPIVFHDGRLAFTPTPAAALAMYIYFPFAVVLATVRIAIYTLLPWRVSSVVAALTGVRVRVIGAPPTVDSDDLAAKPHGGQLYACNHRTLLDPVGIASALGRPVAAVSYSLGRLSEVLSPIPLRRLTRDREEDRRRMSSTLARGDVVVCPEGTTCREPYLLRFSPLFAELASEVTPVAVDAHTSMFYATSTSPVAKCFDSVYFLMNPRPEYSVQFLQPVNTEGGRSSIEVANEVQRVLADALGFEGTALTRKDKYLLLAGNEGVVATKRSKS, encoded by the coding sequence ATGGCGACGACATGCGAGAGATTCGCCAACCGCGCGCTCCGCATCCACCGCTTCGTGAAGCgcaacctcgtcgccggccccCTCCGCTGCCTCGGCGCGACGACCACCGGGACTtcggcagcgccgccgccgacggTACGCCAGCTCGGCAAAAACGCCCTCGTGGTCGACGTGGACGCGCTGCTCCTGAAACCGTCGCCGTCCGCCGCGTTCCAGCCGTTCTTCCTGGTCGCCGTCGAGGCGGGCGGCTACGTCCGGGGCATGGTCCTGCTCGCGCTCTACCCCGTTCTGCGCCTGCTGAACCACTGGGCGCGCGTGAAGACCATGACGATGATATGCTTCTGCGGGATGCGGCGTGACGAGGCGGCGAGGATCGGCAGGGCCGTCCTCCCCAAGCACTTCTTCCGAGAGGCGGCGGACATGAGTGCGCTGGAGGCGGTGAGTGCGATGCcaaaggaggtgaaggtggcggCCGTGAGCCGGTCGTTCCCGACGGTAATGGTGGAGGCGTTCTTGAAAGAGTACGTGGGGTTTGACGCGGTGTTCGGGAGGGAGGTGAAGGGAGGGCCCCGATACTTTGCCGGCGTGATGGAGGACGCCGAGTCGGACACGGAGATGCTTGAACTTGTTCTGAAGCAAACCGAGAAGAAGTCGTGCAAGTACCCGAAGCCTATAGTGTTTCATGACGGCCGGCTGGCGTTCACGCCGACGCCAGCTGCCGCGCTCGCCATGTACATCTACTTCCCCTTCGCCGTCGTCCTTGCCACCGTCCGCATCGCCATCTACACCCTCCTTCCATGGCGCGTGTCAAGCGTCGTCGCTGCGCTCACCGGCGTGAGGGTGCGGGTCATCGGCGCCCCTCCCACGGTGGACAGCGACGACCTCGCGGCTAAGCCCCACGGCGGCCAGCTCTACGCCTGCAACCACCGCACGCTCCTCGACCCGGTCGGCATCGCCAGCGCGCTCGGGAGGCCCGTTGCCGCCGTGTCATACAGCCTGGGCCGCCTGTCTGAGGTGCTCTCTCCCATCCCCCTGCGGCGCCTCACCCGCGACCGCGAGGAGGATCGGCGCCGCATGTCGTCCACGCTGGCGCGCGGCGACGTCGTCGTGTGCCCCGAGGGGACGACGTGCCGGGAGCCGTACCTGCTCCGGTTCAGCCCGCTGTTTGCCGAGCTCGCTAGCGAGGTGACCCCCGTGGCGGTCGACGCGCACACGAGCATGTTCTACGCCACGTCCACGTCGCCCGTCGCCAAGTGCTTCGACTCGGTGTACTTCCTGATGAACCCCCGGCCGGAGTACAGCGTCCAGTTCCTGCAGCCGGTGAACACGGAGGGCGGGAGGAGCAGCATCGAGGTGGCGAACGAGGTGCAGCGCGTGCTGGCCGACGCGCTCGGGTTCGAGGGAACGGCGTTGACGAGGAAGGACAAGTACCTGCTTCTAGCCGGGAACGAAGGGGTCGTCGCGACCAAGAGAAGCAAGAGCTAG